A single Methylomonas sp. AM2-LC DNA region contains:
- the flgL gene encoding flagellar hook-associated protein FlgL translates to MRVSTSWTYQTAVYTMQNLQSSLSQSQSKLASGQKYLSPSENPAASVSLINFTQNIQITQQYQTNINAAKDKLQLADSTLNSAVNVLQSIQSLAMQSLNGINTPLNQQEIATQVDQLNQQLMNLANTQDASGDYIFSGTNTTTLPYTSTPNPNAPSADAQSTDPLGFTYNGNSSQASITIGPENRQVANGNPGDAVFGTLSSGPLTTGSISNVFQAVSQLANNLNNNTSTSASLTDITNALTRMETVQASVGARLQATNSQQNINAQTILDNQTTASSIGDLDYASAISQLDLQQTALQAAEQSFTKVQGLSLFQYIQ, encoded by the coding sequence ATGCGTGTTTCAACTTCGTGGACTTACCAAACTGCCGTGTATACCATGCAAAATCTGCAAAGCAGTTTGAGTCAATCGCAATCAAAACTGGCTTCAGGTCAAAAATACTTAAGCCCTTCAGAAAACCCAGCTGCATCGGTTAGCTTGATTAATTTTACTCAAAATATTCAAATAACTCAGCAATACCAGACTAACATCAACGCGGCAAAAGACAAATTACAGCTAGCAGATTCTACCCTGAACAGTGCTGTCAATGTTCTACAAAGCATACAATCATTGGCAATGCAAAGCTTGAATGGTATTAACACCCCCCTAAATCAGCAGGAAATTGCCACGCAGGTTGATCAACTTAATCAACAGTTAATGAATCTAGCGAATACTCAGGATGCCAGTGGTGACTATATTTTTTCTGGTACCAATACCACAACCTTACCTTATACCTCTACACCCAACCCCAATGCACCTAGCGCGGATGCGCAAAGTACCGACCCGTTAGGGTTTACCTATAATGGCAACAGTTCACAAGCCTCCATCACTATAGGCCCTGAAAACCGTCAAGTAGCCAATGGCAACCCGGGTGACGCAGTGTTTGGTACCTTATCCAGTGGGCCTTTGACGACTGGTTCAATTAGCAATGTGTTTCAGGCTGTTTCGCAGTTAGCCAATAACTTGAATAACAACACATCAACCAGTGCCTCTTTAACCGATATTACCAATGCACTAACCCGCATGGAAACCGTGCAGGCTTCGGTGGGCGCACGTTTGCAGGCCACTAATAGCCAACAAAACATTAATGCTCAGACTATATTGGATAATCAAACCACTGCTTCCTCAATTGGCGATCTTGATTATGCTAGTGCTATCAGTCAATTGGATCTACAACAAACTGCACTTCAAGCAGCTGAACAATCGTTTACCAAAGTACAGGGTTTATCATTATTTCAATATATACAATAA